GGCTGCGATCCTTGAAAAAGCGATCCAGGAAGGACTGCTGGAACTGAACTTTGAAGATGTCAATTTTGAGATTCATTTTGAGGCGCTGGCGGACTATACGGTCCAGGGGACCGACGATGTGGAATTCATGATATCGCTGAATCCGGGCCAGCCTGTGAAGCCGCTCGTAAACGTGGCGTCCGGCGGCGAGCTGTCCAGGATCATGCTGGCGATCAAGACCGTCATGGCAGACCGGGACGACATAGAGACACTTATCTTTGACGAGATAGATGTAGGGATCAGCGGACGTACCGCACAGAAGGTGTCCGAGAAGATGGCGGTCATCGGAAGAAAGCACCAGGTCATCTGCATCACCCACCTTGCCCAGATAGCAGCCATGGCAGACTGTCACTTCGTCATAGAAAAAACGGCATCGAAAGACAGTACAAAGACAGATATCCGTCCCCTCTCGGAAGAAGAGTCGGTAAACGAGCTTGCAAGAATACTCGGCGGGGCCAGAATTACAGATACAGTAATAAAAAATGCTGAAGAAATGCGGGAACTTGCAAAACAGACAAAATAATCCAGAGTGAAAAACAGAAAAACTCATATACTAAGACAGACATGAAATTGTCTGTCTTTTTTTGATATTGTCATAGGGGTCAGACCCCTATCGCGTCAGGGGTCAGACCCCTATGACAATTCTGTACAATTTTCCAGGAGGGTTTGGTATGCGGAGATACTGGTATAAAAAAATACTTATTATTATTGTTACTTTTACAGTTGCGGTGGGCGGCAGCTATTATCTTATTGAGGATCAGCACAGCCAGCTGAGACAGGAGGTGAATGCGAGCGCAGAGTCCAAGCGGATGGTGATCCCGGGCGGAATGCCGATCGGCATTTATCTCGAGACGGAGGGTGTCATGGTACTTGGCACGGATGCAGTTACATCGGTGGACGGTATGGACTATGAGCCTGCCGCGCATCTTGTGAAGTCGGGGGATTATATTGTGGGGCTTGACGATGAGGAGATCAGGAGTAAGTCGGAGCTCATATCAGCAATGAAGAAGCTGGACGAAGATGAGGTAGTGCTGAAAGTGCGCCGGACGGACAAGTATATCAATATCAAACTGAAACCGGTGAAGTGCAGCGCGAGGGACTATAAGCTCGGCATATGGGTCCGCGACAATGCGCAGGGTCTCGGCACCATCACCTTTCTGAATACGGACAGCCAGTTCGGAGCGCTCGGACATGGGATTCACGATGTGGATACGAATGAGCTCCTGGAAATTGACGACGGAACCCTTTACACGACAAGCATCAAGGACATACAGAAGGGAGAGAACGGAGTACCCGGAGGTATGGAAGGCATCATCATTTATAATAATTACAACGTGCTCGGAAGCATTGACAAAAATACGGAATCTGGAATATTTGGCCGTATTGAGCGGATCGATGCACTATTTTCGGACCAGACGCCGATCGAGGTCGGAAATAAGGACGACATAAAAGAGGGGGATGCTGTCATACGGTGTTCCGTGGACGGCAAAGTGAAAGACTATGATATTCGTATTACAAAAATCGACAAAAATGCCAAGGAAGTGAACAAAGGAATTGTCATAGAAGTGACGGATCCGGATCTTCTTAAGATCACCGGAGGAATCGTACAAGGCATGAGCGGAAGCCCGATAATCCAGGATAACAAATTAATCGGGGCGGTTACCCATGTGTTCGTTCAAGATTCCACGAAAGGATATGGCATTTTCATAGAGAATATGTTGGAACATGTAGAATAGTCTGTAAACTGTCGATTGGTGTCAAGTTTTTACGACAGTAATTTCTTGCTTTGCTATATGACGAAATATATAATGAATTCTGACGGTTTTTATATGAGGAAGGGAGGCTTTACGCCAAATGGGAGAAATAAACGTAGCGATAGCCGACGACAATGAGAGAATATTGGATTTGCTTGGCGAAATAATAAGCAATGACAAGGAACTTACTCTTGTCGGGAAGGCGAATAATGGGGAGGACATGTATGAACTGATAAGGCAGAAACAGCCGGATGTTGTCCTGTTAGACCTGATAATGCCGAAAATGGACGGTCTGAGTGTCATGGACCTTGTAAATGAGGACAAGGAGATCAAGAAACACCCCGACTTTATCGTCGTGACAGCGGTAGGACAGGAGAGAATCACAGAAGATGCCTTTAAGAAAGGTGCGAATTACTATATTATGAAACCGTTTAACAACGATATGGTACTGAACAGGATAAAACATGCGAACCATATAATACGACATGAGATGAAACAGATGACTCCGCAAGAAACAACTTTAAGCCGTCAGCCGGAAGTTAATCTGGAGACAAGAGTGACCGATATGATACATGAGATTGGTATACCGGCCCATATCAAAGGATACCATTATCTGAGGGATGCGATCATTATGGCAGTGGAAGATATGGATGTGTTGAACGCCATAACAAAGGTACTGTATCCCACAGTAGCGAAGATGCACCAGACAACAGCAAGCAGAGTAGAACGGGCAATACGCCATGCGATCGAGGTTGCGTGGAGCAGAGGTAAACTGGATACACTGGACGATCTGTTCGGTTATACAGTAAGCAACGGAAAGGGAAAACCAACGAATTCGGAGTTTATCGCGCTGATAGCCGACACGATTCGTCTGGAATATAAAAACAGATAAGACTTTCCTTCTGAAATAAAATACGGTATAATAATACATATCGTGAGGTTGGGAGGAAAATCTGATGGAAAAAATATTATTTGTGGCTTCTGAGTCAGTGCCTTTTATAAAGACCGGGGGACTGGCCGATGTAGTCGGTTCTTTACCAAAATATTTTGATAAAGAAAAGTATGACGTACGAGTGATGTTACCGAAGTATATGTGCATGAAGGATGAATGGAAAGAAAAACTGACGTACTGTACCCACTTCTATATGGATTTGAACTGGAGAACACAATACGTCGGTATACTGGAATTAGAATACGATGGAATTACGTTCTATTTTATAGATAATGAATACTATTTTAATGGATTTGCGCCATATGGGGATATGTATTCGGATATTGAGAAGTTTGCATTTTTTTCAAAAGCAGTGCTCAGCGCTCTGCCTCTGATCGATTTCAGACCTGACATTTTACACTGCCACGACTGGCAGAGCGGTCTCGTCCCGGTATATCTCGATAACTTCCGCTATGGCAATGAGTTCTACAGGGGCATAAAGACGATCATGACCATACATAACCTGAAATTCCAGGGTACATGGGATACGAAGAGAGTAATGGATATTACCGGCCTGCCGAGATATTATTTCGCGCCGGATAAGCTGGAAGCATATAAGGATGCCAACTATCTGAAAGGCGGCATCGTATATGCCGACCGGATCACGACGGTGAGCAGTTCTTATGCGGAAGAGATCAAGACGCCGTTTTACGGAGAGAAGCTTGACGGGCTTATGAACGCCAGGGCAAACAGCTTATCCGGAATTGTGAACGGGATCGATTATGAAGATTATGATCCGGCGGACGACCCGCACATTGAGAAGAATTACACAGTGGACAATTTCCGCAAGGAGAAAGTAAAGAACAAGACCGCGCTTCAAAAAGAGCTCGGACTCGAAGCAGACCATCGGGTGATGATGATAGGTGTCGTATCGAGGCTGACCGATCAGAAGGGATTTGACCTTATCTCCTATGTCATGGACGAGTTGTGCCAGGACGCGGTACAGCTTGTAGTGCTCGGCACAGGGGAAGAACAGTATGAAAATATGTTCCGGCATTATGCGTGGAAGTATTCGGATAAGGTGTCGGCCAACATTTTCTATTCTGAGCCGATGTCACATAAGGTATACGCGTCCTGTGACGCATTCCTCATGCCGTCGCTGTTTGAGCCGTGCGGATTGAGCCAGCTTATGAGCCTGCGGTACGGGACTGTCCCGATCGTGAGAGAAACAGGCGGCCTCAAAGATACGGTCGAGCCGTATAATGAGTTTGAAAAGACGGGAACCGGGTTCAGCTTCATGAATTACAACGCACATGAGATGCTTGGAACCGTCCGTTATGCAGAGCGCATCTACTACGATAAAAAGAGAGACTGGAACAAGATCGTGGAAAGAGGCATGCAGAAGGATTTCTCATGGAAGAATTCGGCGAAGCAGTATGAAGAATTATACGAAAGCATACTCTGTTAACAGCAGAAAGAATTGATTACATCAAGAGGAGAACAGATGAAGATAAAAGATATACTGAGAGATGAGGAACCACACATTTCATTTGAGGTGTTTCCTCCGAAAACGGATGCGGGATATGAAAGTGTGCTGTCTGCGACAGAAAAAATAGCAGCATTAAAACCGTCATTTATAAGTGTAACCTATGGTGCAGGCGGCGGCACGAGCAAAAATACAGTCAATATCGCATCACATATACAGAACGATCTGGGCGTTGTGAGCCTGGCGCATCTGACCTGTGCTTCATCCACGAAGGAAGAGGTACATCAGGTGATCGAAAAGCTCAAGGAAAAGGGAATTGAAAACGTACTGGGACTTCGGGGCGATATACCCGATGATGTACAGTTCCCTGTGTCAAACCAGTATAAATATGCATTTGAACTTATTCGGGATATAAAATCTCAGGGCGACTTCTGTGTCGGAGCGGCCTGTTATCCCGAAGGACATGTGGAGACGGAACATAAGAAAGACGATATTGAGAATTTAAAAAACAAGGTGGAGTGCGGGGTCGATTTTCTCACAACACAGATGTTTTTTGACAACAATATTCTGTACAACTTTCTATACCGTATCCGCGAGAAGGGAATCACTGTTCCGGTGCTTCCGGGCATTATGCCGGTGACGAATTCCAAGCAGATGAAGAGAATATGCTCTCTGTCCGGAACGGCGCTGCCGGAGAGATTCCGCGCTATCGTGGACCGCTTTGGAGATGATCCGAAGGCCATGCAGCAGGCTGGAATCGCATATGCAACCGATCAGATCATAGACCTGATCGCCAACGGAATAAACAACATACATATTTATTCAATGAACAAGCCTGAGGTTGCAGGGGCGATCATGAAGAATCTGTCGGACATAGTAAAAGTATAAGCTTAGCATAAGGGGAAGACATGGATACAAGGACGAAGGAGGCAGTTCGTTACTTGGGTTATGGGAAACATGCGGTAGATGATTCTACACTTGCGCTGATCGGGGAAGCATTTGAAGAGCTGGACCGATTGGCAGCCAGGCGGATCGTCTACCGTATTTTTGATCTGACCGTAAAAGAACCGGACTGCATAGAGATTGGAAAGTTATGCATCAGAAGCAGAAGCCTCGGCAGAAATATGAAAGGCTGCGAAAAGGCCGTCCTGCTCGGGGCTACGCTCGGTATTGAGATAGATATGTATATGCGAAAACTGAGCATTACAAATATGGCCAAGGCAGTTGTCGTACAGTCGTGTGCGGCAGCTCTGCTGGAAGAATACCTGGACGGCTGTCAGCTTGCCATCGAGCAGGAGGCGGGCGGGCAGGGACTGTATCTGAGGCCCCGGTTCAGTCCCGGATACGGAGACTTTTCCATTGAGCATCAGGAGGAAATTGTCAGGATGCTGGATACAGCCAAGACGATCGGTCTGTCGGTGACTGGAAGCAGCATGCTGACGCCGTCAAAGTCTGTGACGGCCGTGATGGGACTGAGCAGGACAAAGGAACCGTGTCACAGAAAAGGCTGTGAGGAGTGCGGGATGACGGACTGTCCGTACCGAAGATGAAAAAGACAAGGGCAAAGGAGAAAGTGAATGATATCGCAGAGACTTGGTAGAGAATTATTATTTTTTGACGGCGGAATGGGCACACTGCTTCAGTCGAAGGGACTGAAGCCGGGAGAATTGCCTGAGACGTGGAATCTGACCCACCGGGAAGAAATTATTGATATCCACCGGCAGTACGTTGAGGCAGGCAGTGACATTGTGCTGACAAATACGTTTGGCGCCAATGCGCTGAAATTCCATGATACAGAGTATGATCTCGAGGAAATTGTAACTTCTGCGGTCGGAAATGTGAGGGAAGCGGCCAGGACCGGTGTGAACGACGGACGCAGGGTGTACACGGCGCTCGATATCGGTCCTACGGGAAAGCTGCTGAAGCCGATGGGAGATCTGGGGTTTGAGGAGGCGTACGAGGCGTTTAAGGAGGTTGTGCGGTACGGGGAGGCAGCCGGCGCAGATCTCGTTCATATTGAGACGATGAGCGACACGTATGAGGTGAAGGCTGCAGTGCTGGCGGTGAAGGAAAACACGGACCTCCCGGTATTTGCCACCATGATCTTTGATGAGAGAGGGAAGCTTCTGACGGGCGCAGATGTGCTCTCCGTCGTAGCCCTGCTGGAGGGGCTTAGAGTGGACGCGCTCGGGATCAACTGCGGGATGGGTCCTGAGCAGATGATGTCTATATTGGATGAGATCATGAGATACACGTCCATACCGGTCGTCGTAAAGCCGAATGCCGGTCTTCCGAAGCAGCGGGAGGGAGAAGTGTATTATGACGTGGACCCGGAGCATTTTGCAGAGGCAATGTGCAGGATCGTGAAAAAGGGAGCGTGTGTGATCGGCGGCTGCTGCGGCACAACGCCCGCACATATCAAGGCAATGACCGAGCGGTGCGCGGGGCTTGTGCCTGCTGTGCCGACGAGTAAGAAAGAGACCGTTGTTTCCTCCTACGGGCAGGGAGTCGTCCTCGGGGACAGGCCGGTGATCATAGGCGAACGGATCAATCCGACAGGAAAAAGTAAATTTAAGCAGGCGCTGAAAGAACATGATCTTGATTATATTCTGAGAGAAGGAATCACCCAGCAGGAGAAGGGCGCGCATATACTGGATGTGAATGTCGGCCTTCCGGACATAGACGAAGTGTCCATGATGAGGGAAGTCGTCTGTGAGCTGCAGAGTGTCACGAGCCTTCCGCTTCAGATCGATACGGTAGACATAGAGGCGATGGAAGCGGCCATGCGCATATACAACGGTAAACCGATGGTCAATTCCGTCAACGGAAAAAAGGAATCCATGGATGCTGTATTTCCTCTGATCCAAAAATACGGCGGCGTAGTCATCGGACTTACGATCGATGAAAATGGCATTCCGGATTCCGCAGACGGGAGAGTGAAGGTCGCCGGAAACATCATCGAGGAAGCTGCAAAATATGGCATCGACAGAAAGGATATTGTCATTGATGTGCTTGCGATGACGATCAGTTCCGAGCCGGAAGGGGCGAAGGTAACGCTTGAGGCGCTCCGCAAAGTAAGGGAATGCTACGGCGTGCGCACGGTGCTCGGTGTCTCCAATATCTCCTTTGGCCTCCCGTTCCGTCCGGCGGTCAATGCAAACTTTTACACGATGGCTATGCAGAGCGGGCTGAGCGCAGGGATCATCAATCCATCCTCGGAGGACATGATGCGGTCTTATTATTCCTTCTGCGCACTCATGAACTTCGACCATAACTGTGAGCAGTATATTGCACAGTACGGCAGCCAGACGTCTGCGCCTGTGCAGATGTCGGAGATGACGCTTAAAAGCGCGATAGAAAAGGGCCTGAAAGAGGAGTCGTACCAGGCGGCTCTCCGGCTTGTGAAAGAGAAGGCTCCGCTTGAGATCATCAATGAGTATCTCATTCCTGCGCTTGACGTGGTCGGGAAAGGATTTGAGAAAGGTACTGTTTTTCTCCCGCAGCTGCTCATGAGCGCGGATGCGGCAAAGCTTGCATTTGCCGTGCTGAAAGAGGAACTTGCCAGAAGCGGGGAGAGCGCGCAGAAAAAAGAAAAGGTCATCCTGGCGACTGTCAAAGGGGATATTCACGATATCGGGAAGAACATTGTAAAAGTGCTGCTGGAAAACTACAGCTTTGATGTCATTGATCTTGGGAAGGACGTGCCGCCGGAGGAAATTGTCCTCAGGGCTGTCTCGGAGGATGTGCGCCTCGTCGGACTAAGCGCGCTCATGACGACGACGGTGGTCAGCATGGAGCGTACGATAAAGCTCCTTCGCAGGGATAAGCCGGACTGCAAAGTCATGGTGGGCGGAGCGGTGCTGAACGAAGAATATGCGGAAATGATCGGCGCAGATTTTTACGGGAAGGACGCGATGCAGTCTGTTTATTACGCGCAGAAGATCTTGCAGACAGCGGAGTAAGATGAGTACCGGCGCTGCCGTAGTCTAAGCGGGGAATAAATTGCGCTTCATGTTTTTGATTTAGTACAAGTGCGGTTGTTGACAGAAATTTAACGATTCAGTATAGTGGTGGAAGAAGTAAATTAGTGGAAAATATTCAGGAGGAAACTGCTTTATGATGAGAGGACTGGATACGACGGTCAGGAAGCTGAGAAGAAGAGTATTCGAGGAAGTTGCCAGACTTGGTTTTAAGGCGAATGCAGAGACGCTGAACGATGATATGGAGGCTATTCCTTATAAGATGGTAAATGAAGATACCGCGAAGTACAGGGAGAGTGTGTACCGGGCCCGGGCGGTCGTGCGGGAAAGGCTGAGACTGGCCATGGGGCTGTCTCTTCGGCCGGAGAATAAGCCGGTGCATCTGACCGCCGGCGTGGAATCCAGTAATATTTCCGACAAATATTATGAGCCGCCTCTCATGCAGGTGATACCTTCTGCCTGTGAAGCGTGTGAAGAGCGGGGATATGAGGTCAGCAACATGTGTAAGGGCTGCCTGGCTCATCCGTGTATGGAAGTCTGTCCGAAGGACGCTGTTTCCATGGTAAAGGGCCGTTCTTACATTGACCAGGAGAAGTGTATCAAATGCGGTAAGTGTAAGTCTGTCTGCCCCTATGACGCTATTTCAAGGAAAGAACGCCCGTGCCAGAAGGCGTGCGGCGTGGGAGCGATAGAATCGGACAACTGCGGGCGCGCGCGCATCAACAATGAAAAGTGTGTATCATGCGGAATGTGTATGGTGAGCTGTCCGTTCGGCGCCATATCGGACAAGTCGCAGATATTCCAGCTGGCCCGCGCGCTTACAGAGGGGGATGAGATCGTAGCTGAGATCGCGCCGGCCTTTGCCGGCCAGTTCGGGGACAATATCACGCCGAGAAATCTAAAGGCCGCGCTTCAGGAACTGGGATTTTCAGAGGTGTACGAGGTGGCTCTGGGCGCCGACATCGGGGCGGTGGCGGAGGCACATCATTATGTCAATAAAGTGACAACAGGAGAGCTTCCTTTCCTTCTTACTTCCTGCTGTCCGTCCTGGGCCATGCTTGCCAAGAAGTATTTCCCGGATCTGATCGACCAGGTTTCACAGGAGCTGACGCCGATGGTGGCCACCGCCCGGACGATCAAACAGGAACACCCGGAGGCAAGGGTGGTATTTGTAGGTCCCTGCGCGGCGAAGAAGCTGGAGGCTATGCGCAGGACCGTCCGAAGCGATGTGGATTTCGTAATAACTTTTGAGGAGCTTCAGGCGATGTTTGACGCGAAAGAGATAGACCTGACCAAATATGAGGCGGAATCCTCCTTCCACAATGCGACCGGGGCCGGGCGCGGTTATGCGGTAGCCGGCGGTGTGGCGGAAGCCATCGAAAAATGTGTGAAGGAATACTATCCGGGCGTGGAAGTGAGTATTGAACACGCGGAAGGACTTGCAGAGTGCAAGAAGACGCTGGCGCTGGCAAAGGCAGGGAAGATGAACGGCTGTCTCATTGAAGGAATGGGCTGTCCGGGCGGCTGCGTGGCCGGGGCCGGAACGAACATCCAGGTTGTGAAAGCGCAGAAAAAGATAAAAGAGTTCGTGGCAGCATCCTCGAAACAGCTGCCGCCGAAAGAGTTAGAAGAAATAGAGCTGAAATAACAGCCAGGGACAGGGCAAAATGAGCTGGGGACGGGGGAAAATCGATTTTCCCCCGTCCCCAGCTCATTTTGCCCTGTCCCCGCCCGTTGACAAACAGCCGGGTTCTCTTTATAATTAAGACTTAAGTATCAAATAGTCCCGGACGCTTGCGGCTGACGGGGATTTTGGATATAGAAGCAGGAGGGCATATATGCAGAAATACGGAGTAAATGAATTGAGGAAAATGTTCCTGGAGTATTTTGAGAGTAAGGGACATCTGATTATGAAGAGTTTTTCACTCGTACCGCACAATGATAAGAGTCTGTTGCTGATCAACTCGGGAATGGCGCCGCTGAAGCCATATTTTACCGGCCAGGAGATTCCGCCGAAAAAGCGGGTCACTACGTGCCAGAAATGTATTCGTACAGGCGACATTGAAAATGTAGGAAAGACTGCCAGGCACGGGACGTTTTTCGAGATGCTCGGCAATTTCTCGTTTGGGGATTATTTTAAAAAGGAGTCCATCCGCTGGACGTGGGAGTTTTTGACAGATGTGGTCGGCCTTGAGCCGGACAGGCTCTATCCGTCTGTCTATCTGGATGACGATGAAGCCTGGGAGATCTGGAACAAGGATATAGGGATCGCACCGGAGCGGATCTTCCGTTTTGGAAAAGAGGACAATTTCTGGGAGCATGGTTCAGGACCGTGCGGGCCTTGCTCGGAAGTATATTATGACCGAGGGCCAAAATACGGCTGCGGCAGTCCGGATTGTACGGTGGGCTGTGAATGCGACCGGTATATGGAGATCTGGAACAATGTAT
This is a stretch of genomic DNA from [Clostridium] hylemonae DSM 15053. It encodes these proteins:
- the metF gene encoding methylenetetrahydrofolate reductase [NAD(P)H], whose product is MKIKDILRDEEPHISFEVFPPKTDAGYESVLSATEKIAALKPSFISVTYGAGGGTSKNTVNIASHIQNDLGVVSLAHLTCASSTKEEVHQVIEKLKEKGIENVLGLRGDIPDDVQFPVSNQYKYAFELIRDIKSQGDFCVGAACYPEGHVETEHKKDDIENLKNKVECGVDFLTTQMFFDNNILYNFLYRIREKGITVPVLPGIMPVTNSKQMKRICSLSGTALPERFRAIVDRFGDDPKAMQQAGIAYATDQIIDLIANGINNIHIYSMNKPEVAGAIMKNLSDIVKV
- a CDS encoding 4Fe-4S dicluster domain-containing protein, with product MMRGLDTTVRKLRRRVFEEVARLGFKANAETLNDDMEAIPYKMVNEDTAKYRESVYRARAVVRERLRLAMGLSLRPENKPVHLTAGVESSNISDKYYEPPLMQVIPSACEACEERGYEVSNMCKGCLAHPCMEVCPKDAVSMVKGRSYIDQEKCIKCGKCKSVCPYDAISRKERPCQKACGVGAIESDNCGRARINNEKCVSCGMCMVSCPFGAISDKSQIFQLARALTEGDEIVAEIAPAFAGQFGDNITPRNLKAALQELGFSEVYEVALGADIGAVAEAHHYVNKVTTGELPFLLTSCCPSWAMLAKKYFPDLIDQVSQELTPMVATARTIKQEHPEARVVFVGPCAAKKLEAMRRTVRSDVDFVITFEELQAMFDAKEIDLTKYEAESSFHNATGAGRGYAVAGGVAEAIEKCVKEYYPGVEVSIEHAEGLAECKKTLALAKAGKMNGCLIEGMGCPGGCVAGAGTNIQVVKAQKKIKEFVAASSKQLPPKELEEIELK
- a CDS encoding homocysteine S-methyltransferase family protein, translating into MISQRLGRELLFFDGGMGTLLQSKGLKPGELPETWNLTHREEIIDIHRQYVEAGSDIVLTNTFGANALKFHDTEYDLEEIVTSAVGNVREAARTGVNDGRRVYTALDIGPTGKLLKPMGDLGFEEAYEAFKEVVRYGEAAGADLVHIETMSDTYEVKAAVLAVKENTDLPVFATMIFDERGKLLTGADVLSVVALLEGLRVDALGINCGMGPEQMMSILDEIMRYTSIPVVVKPNAGLPKQREGEVYYDVDPEHFAEAMCRIVKKGACVIGGCCGTTPAHIKAMTERCAGLVPAVPTSKKETVVSSYGQGVVLGDRPVIIGERINPTGKSKFKQALKEHDLDYILREGITQQEKGAHILDVNVGLPDIDEVSMMREVVCELQSVTSLPLQIDTVDIEAMEAAMRIYNGKPMVNSVNGKKESMDAVFPLIQKYGGVVIGLTIDENGIPDSADGRVKVAGNIIEEAAKYGIDRKDIVIDVLAMTISSEPEGAKVTLEALRKVRECYGVRTVLGVSNISFGLPFRPAVNANFYTMAMQSGLSAGIINPSSEDMMRSYYSFCALMNFDHNCEQYIAQYGSQTSAPVQMSEMTLKSAIEKGLKEESYQAALRLVKEKAPLEIINEYLIPALDVVGKGFEKGTVFLPQLLMSADAAKLAFAVLKEELARSGESAQKKEKVILATVKGDIHDIGKNIVKVLLENYSFDVIDLGKDVPPEEIVLRAVSEDVRLVGLSALMTTTVVSMERTIKLLRRDKPDCKVMVGGAVLNEEYAEMIGADFYGKDAMQSVYYAQKILQTAE
- the spoIVB gene encoding SpoIVB peptidase, producing the protein MRRYWYKKILIIIVTFTVAVGGSYYLIEDQHSQLRQEVNASAESKRMVIPGGMPIGIYLETEGVMVLGTDAVTSVDGMDYEPAAHLVKSGDYIVGLDDEEIRSKSELISAMKKLDEDEVVLKVRRTDKYINIKLKPVKCSARDYKLGIWVRDNAQGLGTITFLNTDSQFGALGHGIHDVDTNELLEIDDGTLYTTSIKDIQKGENGVPGGMEGIIIYNNYNVLGSIDKNTESGIFGRIERIDALFSDQTPIEVGNKDDIKEGDAVIRCSVDGKVKDYDIRITKIDKNAKEVNKGIVIEVTDPDLLKITGGIVQGMSGSPIIQDNKLIGAVTHVFVQDSTKGYGIFIENMLEHVE
- the spo0A gene encoding sporulation transcription factor Spo0A is translated as MGEINVAIADDNERILDLLGEIISNDKELTLVGKANNGEDMYELIRQKQPDVVLLDLIMPKMDGLSVMDLVNEDKEIKKHPDFIVVTAVGQERITEDAFKKGANYYIMKPFNNDMVLNRIKHANHIIRHEMKQMTPQETTLSRQPEVNLETRVTDMIHEIGIPAHIKGYHYLRDAIIMAVEDMDVLNAITKVLYPTVAKMHQTTASRVERAIRHAIEVAWSRGKLDTLDDLFGYTVSNGKGKPTNSEFIALIADTIRLEYKNR
- the glgA gene encoding glycogen synthase GlgA — encoded protein: MEKILFVASESVPFIKTGGLADVVGSLPKYFDKEKYDVRVMLPKYMCMKDEWKEKLTYCTHFYMDLNWRTQYVGILELEYDGITFYFIDNEYYFNGFAPYGDMYSDIEKFAFFSKAVLSALPLIDFRPDILHCHDWQSGLVPVYLDNFRYGNEFYRGIKTIMTIHNLKFQGTWDTKRVMDITGLPRYYFAPDKLEAYKDANYLKGGIVYADRITTVSSSYAEEIKTPFYGEKLDGLMNARANSLSGIVNGIDYEDYDPADDPHIEKNYTVDNFRKEKVKNKTALQKELGLEADHRVMMIGVVSRLTDQKGFDLISYVMDELCQDAVQLVVLGTGEEQYENMFRHYAWKYSDKVSANIFYSEPMSHKVYASCDAFLMPSLFEPCGLSQLMSLRYGTVPIVRETGGLKDTVEPYNEFEKTGTGFSFMNYNAHEMLGTVRYAERIYYDKKRDWNKIVERGMQKDFSWKNSAKQYEELYESILC